A window of the Streptomyces sp. Ag109_O5-10 genome harbors these coding sequences:
- a CDS encoding acyl-CoA carboxylase subunit epsilon, producing MSAPENPDGAEGALLIRVVKGQASPAELAALTTVLLARAATLAALDPCPVAPRPVAGWRRPERITTHRDPRGWRLTDTRAA from the coding sequence GAGCGCGCCGGAGAACCCGGACGGCGCGGAGGGCGCCCTGCTCATCAGGGTCGTGAAGGGGCAGGCGAGCCCCGCCGAGCTCGCCGCCCTCACCACCGTCCTGCTCGCCCGCGCCGCCACCCTGGCCGCGCTGGACCCCTGCCCCGTCGCGCCCCGCCCGGTGGCCGGCTGGCGCCGCCCGGAACGCATCACCACGCACCGCGACCCCCGCGGCTGGCGCCTCACCGACACCCGAGCAGCATGA